In Acaryochloris marina S15, the genomic window TACACTCAGCATTGCCATTTTTCCCAATAGACCTATTGCTTGAATCAAATTGAGCCTGGGCTAAGAACCCTGTCGATTCAAAGGCTGATCTCTGAAATTCATAAATACTCAATTCCTGATTTTCGAAGCACTCTAATCCATATCCCATCAAAGTTGAGATGAATGTTATGACAACTCAGACCCTTCGCCCTCCTCCCAAAACTTCACATCGTGGTCATAAGCAGAGGGGGATGACAGATAACGTCCGCCTATATCTTCGAGAGATTGGCCGATATCCCTTGCTGACACCCACTCAGGAATTGCAGTTTGGTAGAGAAGTCCAAGCGATGATGGAATTGCAGGGGCTGAAACAAAAGTTGGCTCAGGATAACGAAGTAGAGCCTTCTATGGAGACTTGGGCCGAGGCTGCTGATCTGGAGGTGTCGGAACTCGAAGCCAAGCTAGATCAGGGCAAAAAAGCCAAGCAGGCCATGATTACGGGAAATCTTCGTCTAGTCGTGACCATTGCTAAAAAGTACAAAGACCATAACTTGGAATTCCTGGATTTGATTCAAGAGGGAACCTTGGGGCTTGAAAGAGCAGCGGAGAAATATGACCCTCAACGAGGTTTTCGCTTCTCGACCTATGCCTACTGGTGGATTCGCCAGGGAATTACGCGCGCGATCGCAGATCAGAGTCGCACCATCCGTCTTCCCATTTATCTGACGGAATACTTCAATAAGATCAAGCGAGCCCAGCGAGAACTATCTCAATCTTTAGGCCGCAGCCCCACAACATCAGAGATTGCTCAAGCTCTGTCCTTGCCTCCAGAAAAAGTTCGAGAATATCTTCAACTTTCACACCACACTCTGTCTATCGATCTGAAAATTGGTGATGATCAAGATAACTCTATCGTAGACTTCATCGAGGCATCCAATCCCCTACCGGAAGAATTTGTCACGGGCAAAACCCTGAGTGAGTCTCTCCAGCAGTTGTTAACCACCCTCACTCCTCAGCAGCGAGAAGTACTCACCCTGCGCTATGGGTTGATCGATGATCGTCAACTCTCCCTCGCTGCTGTAGGCCGTCGTATGGATATCAGCAGCGAACGAGTCCGCCAATTGCAAATGGATGCTCTTAAACGCCTACAAAAGCATAAACCAGCAATCGCTGATTATCTTGTGAGTTAAGAAAAATTACTCAACATGACTGAATAAAACTGATCAAGATACTTCTGGTCAAAGGGAAAATCATCATGACTGTAGAGGAACCAGAGCAACGTCACAACCCTCAATGGCAAACCCTGGATGCCAACGTTGTCCTTCTGCGTTTAGAGAGTGACCCAATCCATGGCCTCACGCCAGATCAGGTCAATCAAAGACAACAGCTGCATGGTCGCAATGAATTGCAAGAAGTTTCCGGTCGCTCCACCTGGAATATCTTGATCGATCAATTCAAAAACATCATGCTGTTGATGTTGATTGCTGTCGCCATTGTCTCAGCTGTTTTGGATTTACAGGATCAGCAATTTCCCAAGGATGCTGTCGCTATTTCAGCTATTGTTCTGTTAAACGGTTGGCTAGGCTTTTTGCAGGAGAGTCGGGCAGAGCAGGCTCTAACAGCTTTAAAGTCAATGACCTCGTCACGGGTCCGAGCGATTCGCCAAGGCCAGGAGTGGGAAATTGATGCTAAAGACTTAGTACCAGGGGATATTATCTTCTTGGAAGCTGGGGTGCAGGTGCCTGCTGATGGCCGGTTATTGAGTTCGGCAAGTCTTTCAATTCGTGAATCAGCCCTAACGGGAGAAGCAGAAGCCGTCACCAAACAATCTGAGTTGATCTTGACAGAGAACGCAGCTCTAGGTGATCGACATAATCTCATCTATCGCGGAACAGAGGTGATTCAGGGACGCGGAACTGCCATCGTCACTGCCACAGGCATGGAGACGGAATTGGGAAAAATTGCGGCCATGCTGCAATCTGTGGAAACAGCCCCCACACCTCTTCAACAGCGAATGGGCCAGTTAGGAAACGTGTTGGTTACAGGATCAATGGTGCTTGTAGGACTCGTCGTCCTGGGAGGTATCTTGCGGGAAGGCAACCTCAGTATGGTGGATGACCTGCTGGAGATATCCCTGAGTATGGCTGTAGCCGTCGTGCCCGAGGGCCTACCCGCCGTGATTACGGTCACTCTGGCCTTGGGAACCCAACGAATGGTGCGCCGCCAAGCTTTGATTCGGAAGCTCCCCGCTGTGGAGACATTGGGGTCTGTCACGACGATCTGTTCCGATAAAACGGGGACCCTCACTCAAAACAAAATGGTGGCTCAGCAGATTCACCTCTTTGCGGACCACTTGAGCGTCAGCGGTATGGGATACGAGCCTGTCGGAGAATTCTTAGAACAGGGCTATGCTATATTACCCGCTCAACACCCTGCCCTGGGAATGCTGTTGGTGGCTAGTGCCCTCTGTAATGATGCCGCTTTACAAAAAG contains:
- a CDS encoding RNA polymerase sigma factor, RpoD/SigA family, translating into MTDNVRLYLREIGRYPLLTPTQELQFGREVQAMMELQGLKQKLAQDNEVEPSMETWAEAADLEVSELEAKLDQGKKAKQAMITGNLRLVVTIAKKYKDHNLEFLDLIQEGTLGLERAAEKYDPQRGFRFSTYAYWWIRQGITRAIADQSRTIRLPIYLTEYFNKIKRAQRELSQSLGRSPTTSEIAQALSLPPEKVREYLQLSHHTLSIDLKIGDDQDNSIVDFIEASNPLPEEFVTGKTLSESLQQLLTTLTPQQREVLTLRYGLIDDRQLSLAAVGRRMDISSERVRQLQMDALKRLQKHKPAIADYLVS